One region of Pseudoalteromonas piscicida genomic DNA includes:
- a CDS encoding acyl-CoA dehydrogenase codes for MSLRTNLRKILPSISITEQEALDAGDVWLEGSIYQGKPDFSALRAVPEAKLSAEEQAFLEGPVKELMGMIDDSEIQNGKHLPEHVLEFLKKERFFSLIIPKEYGGLEFSPYANSTIVGTIATKSSAVAVTVMVPNSLGPGELLLHYGTKEQQAHYLPRLANGRDIPCFALTSPEAGSDAGGIPDQGIVKKGMHNGEEVLGLEVTWDKRYITLAPIATVLGLAFKVLDPEGLLGGKKELGITCALIPHDHPGVQLGNRHDPMGIRFYNGTTRGEKVFIPMDFIIGGQKNIGRGWQMLVSCLGAGRGISLPALGVSTSQVALKSASEYAAVREQFGLSIGQFEGIQEKLADIAGKAYMQEAMRVLTTEGLGMGLKPSVVTAIAKYHMTETGRDVLDSAMDILAGKAIQNGPQNTLASGYVAQPIAITVEGANILTRNLMIFGQGVMRCHPYLQSMVESIHSEEKDADSKFRGILTKTVSYSVANSLRAFKYGLMPFTADAKSPLPEVRAYEKAAHRLAAKLAVYADFSLLVLGGKLKQAEMLSARLGDVMSHLYAAMASIKYYEQKVAVAEREQAAPYFHYATRHALISAEEALHKFLDNFPASGTRKFMRLITMQFSGKQMPKINDDMIRELAAAAQMDTPIKAQLTHLVKPTAGDGHDINEQAYKAKMGCLDLLAKVKKAVRKREIQPGVRFEQTLDNALVGNLINEEEYAKLVDYNRKREKAIRVDEFDFDLNLLDAQSAKETVKQAVNE; via the coding sequence ATGAGCCTAAGAACGAATTTAAGAAAGATCCTCCCAAGCATTTCAATCACAGAACAAGAAGCATTAGATGCTGGAGATGTTTGGTTAGAAGGGTCAATTTATCAAGGTAAGCCTGACTTTTCGGCGCTACGTGCTGTACCTGAAGCCAAGCTCAGTGCAGAAGAGCAAGCCTTTTTAGAAGGTCCAGTTAAAGAATTAATGGGTATGATTGATGACTCGGAAATTCAAAATGGTAAACACCTGCCAGAGCATGTGCTTGAATTTTTGAAAAAAGAGCGATTTTTCTCTTTGATCATACCAAAAGAGTACGGTGGTCTTGAGTTTAGCCCTTATGCAAACTCGACGATTGTAGGTACGATTGCGACTAAATCCTCTGCGGTAGCGGTAACGGTGATGGTTCCTAATTCTTTGGGTCCGGGTGAGTTATTGTTACATTATGGTACTAAAGAGCAGCAAGCACACTACCTTCCTCGCTTAGCAAATGGTCGTGATATTCCGTGTTTCGCGCTAACAAGCCCTGAAGCTGGTTCTGATGCCGGTGGCATTCCGGACCAAGGTATTGTTAAAAAAGGCATGCACAACGGTGAAGAAGTACTTGGTCTTGAAGTAACATGGGACAAACGTTATATCACACTTGCGCCGATTGCGACGGTACTAGGTTTAGCATTTAAAGTATTGGATCCTGAGGGGTTACTGGGCGGTAAGAAAGAGCTCGGTATCACCTGTGCGTTAATTCCACATGACCATCCGGGTGTACAACTTGGAAACCGTCACGACCCGATGGGGATCCGTTTTTATAATGGTACAACTCGTGGTGAGAAAGTCTTTATTCCGATGGACTTTATCATCGGTGGCCAGAAGAATATCGGTCGCGGCTGGCAGATGTTGGTAAGCTGCTTAGGTGCTGGACGTGGTATTTCTTTACCAGCACTAGGTGTATCAACTAGCCAAGTCGCACTGAAGTCGGCATCTGAATATGCAGCGGTACGTGAGCAATTTGGCCTTTCGATCGGCCAGTTTGAAGGTATTCAAGAAAAGCTTGCGGATATTGCAGGTAAAGCTTATATGCAAGAGGCGATGCGGGTATTAACAACAGAAGGTTTAGGTATGGGCCTTAAGCCATCAGTTGTAACAGCAATCGCAAAATACCACATGACTGAAACTGGGCGTGATGTATTGGACTCTGCAATGGATATCCTAGCAGGTAAGGCTATTCAAAATGGTCCTCAGAATACCCTTGCAAGCGGCTATGTTGCCCAGCCAATAGCGATTACCGTAGAAGGTGCAAACATTCTAACGCGTAACTTGATGATCTTTGGTCAAGGTGTAATGCGTTGTCACCCATATTTACAGTCGATGGTTGAATCTATTCACAGCGAAGAGAAAGACGCCGACAGTAAATTCCGTGGTATTTTGACAAAAACGGTTAGCTACAGCGTTGCAAATAGTTTGCGTGCTTTCAAATATGGCCTTATGCCTTTCACCGCGGATGCAAAATCACCATTACCTGAAGTGCGTGCGTATGAAAAAGCCGCGCATAGATTAGCAGCTAAGCTTGCGGTATACGCAGACTTTTCGTTGCTCGTGTTAGGTGGAAAACTGAAACAAGCAGAAATGCTGTCAGCACGCCTGGGTGATGTAATGAGTCACTTATATGCAGCGATGGCTTCAATCAAATATTATGAGCAAAAAGTAGCGGTAGCAGAGCGTGAGCAAGCAGCGCCTTATTTCCATTATGCGACAAGGCATGCACTTATCAGTGCAGAAGAAGCGCTCCATAAGTTCTTAGATAACTTCCCGGCAAGTGGTACTCGTAAATTTATGCGTTTGATCACGATGCAGTTTAGTGGCAAACAAATGCCTAAAATTAATGATGATATGATCAGAGAGTTAGCCGCCGCAGCGCAAATGGATACGCCAATCAAAGCGCAGCTTACTCATCTTGTGAAGCCTACCGCAGGTGATGGTCATGATATCAATGAGCAAGCATATAAAGCTAAGATGGGTTGCCTTGACCTACTTGCCAAAGTTAAAAAGGCAGTTCGTAAGCGCGAGATCCAACCTGGTGTTCGTTTCGAGCAAACATTAGATAATGCACTCGTTGGTAACCTTATCAACGAAGAAGAGTACGCAAAACTGGTTGATTACAATCGCAAGCGTGAAAAAGCAATCCGAGTGGATGAGTTCGACTTCGATTTAAACTTGTTAGATGCACAAAGCGCGAAAGAAACAGTCAAGCAAGCCGTGAATGAGTGA
- the dnaK gene encoding molecular chaperone DnaK: MGKIIGIDLGTTNSCVAVLDGDKPRVIENAEGDRTTPSVIAFTDDGETLVGQPAKRQAVTNPKNTLYAIKRLIGRRFEDEEVQRDLSIMPFNIVKADNGDAWVEVRGEKRAAPQISAEVLKKMKKTAEDFLGEPVTEAVITVPAYFNDSQRQATKDAGRIAGLEVKRIINEPTAAALAYGMDKKQGDNVVAVYDLGGGTFDISIIEIDEVEGEHTFEVLATNGDTHLGGEDFDNRVINYLVAEFKKDQGIDLKTDPLAMQRVKEAAEKAKIELSSAQQTEVNLPYVTADATGPKHMNVKLTRAKLESLVEDLVAQSIEPLKRALADADLSVSDINDIILVGGQTRMPLVQKKVAEFFGKEPRKDVNPDEAVAVGAAVQGGVLAGDVKDVLLLDVCPLSLGIETMGQVMTALIEKNTTIPTKKSQTFSTAEDNQSAVTIHVLQGERKRSSDNKSLGQFNLEGIRPAQRGVPQIEVTFDVDADGILHVSAKDKDTGKEQKITIQASSGLSDEEVEKMVRDAEANAEEDKKFEELVGARNQADALVHATRKQVEEAGDDLPADDKTAIEAALGELETAIKGDSKDEIDAKTQALAEKSQKLMEIAQAKAQAQQAGGDAGAQQGSAKKDDDVVDAEFEEVKDDK, encoded by the coding sequence ATGGGTAAAATTATTGGAATCGATTTAGGTACTACTAACTCTTGCGTAGCGGTACTTGATGGTGATAAGCCGCGCGTTATTGAAAATGCCGAGGGCGACCGCACTACTCCTTCTGTTATTGCATTTACAGATGATGGTGAAACACTAGTAGGTCAGCCAGCAAAACGCCAGGCAGTGACCAACCCTAAAAACACACTTTATGCGATCAAGCGTCTAATTGGTCGTCGTTTTGAAGATGAAGAAGTACAGCGTGACCTTAGCATCATGCCTTTCAACATCGTAAAAGCGGACAACGGTGACGCGTGGGTTGAAGTGCGTGGCGAGAAAAGAGCTGCACCGCAGATCTCAGCTGAAGTTCTTAAGAAAATGAAGAAAACAGCTGAAGACTTTCTTGGTGAGCCTGTAACAGAAGCTGTTATCACAGTTCCTGCATATTTCAACGATTCACAGCGTCAAGCAACAAAAGATGCTGGTCGTATCGCAGGTCTTGAAGTTAAGCGTATTATCAATGAGCCAACAGCAGCAGCACTTGCTTACGGCATGGATAAGAAGCAAGGCGACAACGTAGTTGCGGTATACGACTTAGGTGGTGGTACATTCGATATTTCAATCATTGAGATTGATGAAGTTGAAGGCGAGCACACCTTTGAAGTTCTAGCAACTAACGGTGACACTCACCTAGGTGGTGAAGACTTCGATAACCGCGTTATCAACTACCTAGTTGCAGAGTTTAAGAAAGACCAAGGTATCGACCTGAAAACAGACCCGCTAGCGATGCAGCGTGTTAAAGAAGCGGCAGAAAAAGCGAAAATCGAGCTTTCATCTGCACAGCAAACTGAGGTAAATCTACCTTATGTTACTGCTGATGCAACAGGTCCTAAGCATATGAACGTTAAGCTAACTCGTGCAAAACTTGAGTCACTAGTTGAAGACTTAGTTGCGCAATCAATTGAGCCGCTAAAACGTGCACTTGCTGATGCTGATCTTTCTGTAAGCGACATAAATGACATCATCTTAGTTGGTGGTCAAACACGTATGCCACTTGTACAGAAGAAAGTTGCAGAGTTCTTCGGTAAAGAGCCTCGTAAAGACGTAAACCCTGATGAAGCGGTAGCAGTTGGTGCTGCGGTTCAAGGTGGTGTACTTGCGGGTGACGTGAAAGACGTACTACTACTTGACGTTTGTCCTCTATCTCTAGGGATTGAGACTATGGGTCAAGTAATGACTGCGCTAATCGAGAAAAACACGACTATCCCTACTAAGAAGTCGCAAACTTTCTCAACAGCAGAAGACAATCAGTCTGCAGTAACAATTCATGTACTACAGGGTGAGCGTAAACGTTCAAGCGATAACAAGTCTCTAGGTCAATTCAACTTAGAAGGTATTCGCCCAGCGCAGCGTGGTGTTCCACAAATCGAAGTTACTTTTGATGTTGATGCAGACGGTATTCTACATGTGTCAGCGAAAGACAAAGACACAGGTAAAGAGCAGAAGATCACAATCCAAGCTTCTTCAGGTCTAAGCGACGAAGAAGTAGAAAAAATGGTACGTGATGCAGAAGCAAACGCTGAAGAAGATAAGAAGTTTGAAGAGCTAGTTGGCGCTCGTAACCAAGCTGATGCACTTGTTCATGCTACACGTAAGCAGGTTGAAGAAGCCGGTGACGACCTTCCAGCTGACGACAAGACAGCGATTGAAGCTGCACTTGGCGAGCTAGAAACGGCAATTAAGGGCGACAGCAAAGACGAAATCGATGCTAAGACACAAGCACTAGCAGAGAAATCTCAAAAGCTAATGGAAATCGCTCAAGCTAAAGCGCAAGCTCAACAAGCTGGTGGTGATGCAGGTGCCCAACAAGGTTCAGCGAAAAAAGACGACGACGTAGTTGACGCTGAATTTGAAGAAGTTAAAGACGACAAGTAA
- a CDS encoding SMR family transporter has protein sequence MVFFVNLILLRPQFKNQNFRAHWLLWATSSVVFAAAVIFQMQALTEIQPGLVEGLKRAIGIVSASMLGMWFFKEAISTKEWLMITVILCCSAVLALNSGA, from the coding sequence ATGGTATTTTTTGTTAATCTAATCTTGTTGCGACCGCAGTTTAAAAATCAAAATTTTCGCGCACATTGGCTACTCTGGGCTACTTCTTCTGTGGTATTCGCCGCTGCCGTCATCTTCCAAATGCAGGCGTTGACTGAAATTCAACCGGGGCTTGTTGAAGGATTGAAAAGGGCCATTGGGATAGTCAGTGCGAGTATGCTTGGGATGTGGTTTTTTAAAGAGGCAATTTCAACAAAAGAATGGCTGATGATCACTGTTATTCTGTGTTGTAGTGCAGTGCTGGCATTAAATAGTGGCGCTTAA
- a CDS encoding EamA family transporter, producing MAIALFSALNWAVFDFLRKRLACHYSAAQMSVIFSLLVLPAYIGYWLVVDKQLPSSAYLAPAIASGILAAIGSVNFIQALALGRMAVILPLLSITPALAGVFAWLLLGERLTTLQSMLIAAIVLASFLLQGGRFSFQEPGAKQVVITSFCWGFVSCSISRLCNTARCLFMLGF from the coding sequence ATGGCCATAGCCTTATTCAGTGCGTTAAATTGGGCGGTATTTGATTTTTTACGAAAAAGGCTAGCGTGCCATTATTCAGCCGCGCAAATGTCGGTGATATTTAGCCTGCTAGTCTTACCTGCATACATTGGCTATTGGCTGGTTGTTGACAAACAACTACCAAGCTCCGCTTATCTTGCTCCAGCAATAGCCAGCGGAATTTTGGCTGCTATTGGTAGCGTAAACTTTATTCAGGCGCTTGCGCTTGGACGAATGGCAGTGATCCTACCTCTTTTATCCATCACACCAGCACTTGCAGGCGTGTTTGCTTGGCTGCTACTCGGAGAGCGCTTAACCACACTGCAGTCAATGCTGATCGCCGCTATTGTCCTCGCTTCGTTTTTATTGCAAGGAGGCAGATTCTCTTTTCAAGAACCTGGCGCAAAACAAGTTGTAATCACCTCATTTTGCTGGGGCTTTGTATCGTGTTCGATAAGCAGGCTTTGCAATACAGCTCGCTGTCTTTTCATGCTGGGTTTCTAA
- the ybaK gene encoding Cys-tRNA(Pro) deacylase — MTPAINLLKKAKVAFQVLQFEHDPNDQDFANEAAKKLNLEREKVFKTLLIEVDGKLHVAVSPATQQVDLKAFAKACKGKKAQLADQQNAQKVTGYLIGGISPFAQKKQLPTLLHESALAFEQIYVSAGKRGVEVAVSPATIEQLCKAKIALF, encoded by the coding sequence ATGACACCTGCAATTAACCTACTTAAAAAGGCGAAAGTGGCGTTCCAAGTGCTGCAATTTGAGCACGACCCTAACGACCAAGACTTTGCTAATGAAGCGGCGAAAAAGCTAAACCTAGAGCGAGAAAAAGTATTCAAAACACTGTTGATTGAAGTTGATGGTAAATTGCATGTAGCAGTTTCTCCTGCCACACAACAAGTGGATTTAAAAGCTTTTGCTAAAGCATGTAAGGGTAAAAAAGCACAGCTTGCAGATCAGCAGAACGCGCAAAAGGTAACCGGTTATTTAATTGGTGGCATAAGCCCGTTTGCGCAGAAAAAACAGCTGCCTACATTATTACATGAAAGTGCTTTAGCATTTGAGCAAATTTACGTTAGTGCAGGCAAACGCGGAGTCGAAGTCGCTGTTTCACCGGCTACGATAGAACAGTTATGTAAAGCAAAAATCGCACTGTTTTAA
- the dnaJ gene encoding molecular chaperone DnaJ, which produces MSKPDYYEVLGVARDASERDIKKAYKRLAMKYHPDRTAGNTELEAKFKEVKEAYEVLTDSQKRQMYDQYGHAAFEQGGGAGHGGFGGAGDFGDIFGDVFGDIFGGGGRRQSRQQRGADLRYNLELSLEEAVRGKEVDIQVPTWVSCKPCDGSGAKAGSKPKTCTTCHGAGQVQMRQGFFAVQQTCPTCQGTGQIISDPCNSCHGQGRVEKTKTLNVKIPAGVDTGDRVRLSGEGEAGAHGAPAGDLYVQVSVKEHPIFVRDGNNLYCEVPISFTTAALGGEIEVPTLDGRAKLKIPSESQTGKMFRMRGKGVKSVRSGAVGDLICKVVLETPVNLNERQKELLQEFEESMGENNGKNRPKAQGFFDGVKKFFDDLTK; this is translated from the coding sequence ATGTCTAAACCTGACTATTATGAAGTATTAGGTGTTGCAAGAGACGCCAGTGAACGTGACATTAAAAAGGCGTATAAACGTCTTGCAATGAAATATCACCCAGATCGTACTGCAGGTAACACCGAGCTCGAAGCGAAATTCAAAGAAGTAAAAGAAGCTTACGAGGTATTGACTGATAGTCAAAAACGCCAGATGTATGATCAATACGGCCATGCAGCTTTCGAACAAGGCGGTGGTGCTGGTCATGGTGGATTTGGCGGTGCTGGCGACTTCGGCGATATTTTCGGGGACGTATTCGGTGATATCTTTGGTGGCGGTGGCCGCCGTCAATCAAGACAACAGCGTGGTGCAGATTTAAGGTATAACTTAGAGTTAAGCCTAGAAGAAGCAGTCCGAGGTAAAGAAGTTGATATCCAAGTACCAACTTGGGTGAGCTGTAAACCATGTGATGGTAGTGGTGCGAAAGCCGGTTCTAAGCCTAAAACTTGTACAACCTGTCATGGCGCAGGTCAAGTGCAAATGCGCCAAGGCTTCTTTGCGGTACAGCAAACCTGTCCAACTTGTCAGGGCACAGGTCAGATTATTTCAGATCCATGTAACAGCTGTCATGGACAAGGCCGCGTAGAAAAAACCAAGACGCTCAATGTTAAGATCCCAGCTGGGGTTGATACGGGTGATAGAGTACGTTTGTCTGGCGAAGGTGAAGCGGGTGCGCATGGTGCTCCAGCCGGCGACCTGTACGTACAAGTGAGTGTAAAAGAGCATCCAATCTTCGTACGTGATGGCAATAACTTATATTGTGAAGTGCCAATTAGCTTCACGACGGCAGCACTCGGTGGCGAGATTGAAGTGCCGACCCTAGATGGCCGCGCAAAACTGAAAATTCCATCAGAAAGCCAAACAGGCAAAATGTTCCGTATGCGTGGTAAAGGCGTAAAGTCTGTGCGTAGTGGTGCTGTAGGCGACTTAATTTGTAAAGTAGTCCTTGAGACGCCAGTAAACTTAAACGAGCGCCAAAAAGAGCTTCTGCAGGAATTTGAAGAGTCGATGGGTGAAAACAATGGTAAGAACCGTCCTAAAGCACAAGGCTTCTTTGACGGTGTTAAGAAGTTCTTTGATGACTTAACTAAGTAA
- a CDS encoding phosphotransferase, which yields MEYIVFRDFSTQGFSQTANPSESQILAVIGWLAKFHAHFLQSPAEHVWEQGNYWHLDTRPDELERMQNSSIKQAAPRLRDRIKNSHWHTWIHGDAKLANFAFNGDQALGFDFQYVGKGIGVSDLMLFITSVLDEKEQLLHADEYLKLYLDMLRIELLGKAASIDIAQILSEWESLWPVVWADFYRFLLGWKSDHVKINDYMKFQTEIALQQG from the coding sequence ATGGAATACATCGTCTTCAGAGACTTCTCAACTCAAGGTTTTTCGCAAACCGCTAATCCATCCGAATCACAAATATTAGCGGTGATAGGGTGGTTAGCTAAATTTCATGCTCACTTTTTACAAAGCCCCGCAGAGCACGTCTGGGAGCAAGGAAACTATTGGCACTTGGATACCCGACCAGATGAGCTTGAGCGAATGCAAAACAGTAGCATTAAACAAGCGGCGCCTCGATTACGAGATCGTATCAAGAATAGCCATTGGCATACTTGGATCCATGGCGACGCCAAGCTAGCTAATTTTGCTTTTAATGGCGACCAAGCACTGGGATTCGATTTTCAGTATGTCGGAAAGGGTATTGGTGTGTCAGACTTAATGCTGTTTATAACGTCGGTTTTAGACGAAAAAGAACAGCTCCTGCATGCCGACGAGTATCTCAAGTTGTATTTAGATATGTTGAGAATAGAATTATTGGGCAAAGCAGCCTCTATTGATATTGCTCAGATCCTTTCTGAGTGGGAATCGTTGTGGCCTGTGGTGTGGGCTGACTTTTATCGCTTTCTGCTCGGCTGGAAATCGGACCATGTAAAAATCAATGATTACATGAAGTTTCAAACGGAAATTGCACTACAACAGGGATAA